The following proteins come from a genomic window of Crateriforma spongiae:
- a CDS encoding AAA domain-containing protein, producing MSSRRRPKRSKDSSKRSHPDRFAEGLADPQPATDADFQDPQRYFDLLRRWLDLESEAERQRMARRRQMQRRADVERTGETLLAMDMSDHQIGLAGRYLLEFVKATSAPLPMNRLKVGSPVVISDDADDSDEGVAGVVSRRKSHMIQVATERWPEGDRFRIDLSPDETTRRRQLAAMAKSQTAEGRAAKLRDVILGNRPLRFGQEPQVEFLTDLNPPQREAVRFALSAQDVAVIHGPPGTGKTTTVAEIIYQTVRLGGRVLACAPSNTAVDNLMEKLVDMHDAVIRVGHPARVFESLRGHTLDERVESDPSAAVIEDMRREVDQLVNAASKRPSGRDGYKRRGQLFAEAGQLRGQIRALERSIVRGVLDGADVICTTTTIDDDLLGKRDFDLVVIDEACQCTEPGIWQAVDRAERLVIAGDHFQLPPTVLSDQAADDGMRRSTMQRLVERDGETIYRRLKVQYRMHQQIMRFSSDTFYDGDLVADASVKDRLLSDLPHVENNRWTDSPLMLIDTAGAGMDEQLEPDGLSKLNPGEANVIVFLVRQLIESGVRPSEMAIIAPYAAQVRCLRSRLDDHRIEVDTVDGFQGREKDVVLLTMVRSNETGEIGFLKDTRRTNVAMTRAKRRLVVVGDSGTLGNDAFYADMLQYFDDQSAYHSVWEFAGEMGL from the coding sequence ATGTCATCACGCCGCCGCCCGAAACGATCCAAAGACTCATCCAAGCGGTCGCATCCCGACAGGTTCGCCGAAGGACTAGCGGATCCACAACCGGCCACCGACGCAGATTTCCAAGATCCACAACGCTATTTCGATCTCTTGCGACGCTGGTTGGATCTGGAATCCGAAGCGGAACGCCAACGCATGGCTCGACGCCGCCAAATGCAACGCCGCGCCGACGTCGAACGAACCGGCGAAACGTTGCTGGCGATGGACATGTCGGATCACCAAATCGGATTGGCGGGCCGATACCTACTGGAATTTGTCAAAGCCACCTCCGCACCGCTGCCCATGAACCGGCTAAAGGTCGGATCGCCGGTGGTCATCAGCGACGACGCCGATGATTCCGATGAAGGGGTCGCCGGCGTGGTCAGTCGACGCAAGTCCCACATGATCCAAGTGGCCACCGAACGCTGGCCCGAAGGCGACCGTTTTCGCATCGACCTGTCGCCGGATGAAACCACACGCCGTCGTCAGTTGGCCGCGATGGCCAAGAGCCAAACCGCCGAGGGCCGCGCCGCCAAACTGCGCGACGTCATTCTGGGAAACCGGCCGCTGCGGTTCGGCCAAGAACCTCAAGTAGAATTTCTGACCGACCTGAACCCGCCGCAACGCGAAGCGGTACGATTCGCGTTGTCCGCCCAAGACGTGGCCGTGATTCATGGTCCGCCGGGGACCGGCAAAACCACAACCGTTGCCGAAATCATCTATCAAACCGTGCGGCTTGGCGGCCGAGTGCTGGCGTGTGCCCCCAGCAATACCGCCGTCGACAACCTGATGGAAAAATTGGTCGACATGCACGACGCCGTGATCCGTGTGGGGCATCCGGCGCGGGTGTTTGAATCGCTGCGCGGACACACGTTGGACGAACGGGTGGAATCGGATCCGTCGGCCGCCGTGATCGAGGACATGCGCCGAGAAGTCGACCAATTGGTCAACGCCGCATCCAAACGTCCCAGCGGACGTGATGGTTACAAACGACGCGGGCAATTGTTTGCCGAAGCCGGCCAGCTGCGCGGACAAATCCGTGCACTGGAGCGTTCGATCGTTCGTGGCGTCTTGGACGGCGCCGATGTGATCTGCACCACCACAACGATCGACGACGACTTGCTGGGCAAACGCGATTTTGACTTGGTGGTGATCGACGAAGCCTGTCAGTGCACCGAACCTGGGATCTGGCAAGCCGTGGATCGTGCCGAGCGGTTGGTGATCGCCGGCGATCACTTCCAGCTTCCTCCCACCGTACTAAGCGATCAAGCCGCCGACGACGGGATGCGACGTTCGACGATGCAGCGTTTGGTCGAACGTGACGGCGAAACGATCTATCGACGCTTGAAGGTCCAGTACCGGATGCATCAACAGATCATGCGGTTTTCGTCCGATACGTTCTATGACGGCGATCTGGTGGCTGACGCCTCGGTCAAAGATCGGTTGTTGTCCGACCTGCCGCACGTTGAAAACAACCGCTGGACAGATTCCCCCCTGATGTTGATCGACACCGCCGGCGCGGGGATGGACGAACAATTGGAACCCGACGGTTTAAGCAAACTGAATCCAGGCGAAGCCAACGTGATCGTTTTCCTGGTCCGACAATTGATCGAAAGCGGCGTGCGGCCATCGGAAATGGCCATCATTGCCCCCTATGCCGCCCAAGTCCGGTGTCTGCGTTCGCGACTGGATGACCACCGTATCGAAGTCGACACGGTGGACGGATTCCAGGGACGCGAAAAAGACGTCGTTCTGTTGACAATGGTCCGCAGCAACGAAACCGGGGAAATCGGTTTTCTGAAAGACACCCGTCGGACCAACGTCGCGATGACCCGCGCCAAACGCCGTCTGGTGGTCGTCGGTGACAGCGGCACGCTTGGAAATGATGCGTTTTATGCCGACATGCTGCAGTACTTCGATGACCAGTCGGCCTATCACAGCGTCTGGGAATTCGCGGGCGAAATGGGGCTTTGA
- the trhO gene encoding oxygen-dependent tRNA uridine(34) hydroxylase TrhO: MTASQPTESSASPCPPASPRSADPIVVAAMYRFVRLADFESLQTPIKDQMLRCGVKGTLLLAAEGINGTVAGDRQAIDGLLEYLRADDRLADLDVKFSFCDSPPFKRTRVRLKKEIVTMGVDQIDPARSVGTYVEPQQWNDLISDPDVVLIDTRNDYEVEIGTFDGAINPQTTSFRQLPEFVDKNLDPTVHKKVAMFCTGGIRCEKSTAYLKQRGFENVYHLRGGILKYLESVPQDESRWNGDCFVFDQRVSVGHGLAVGQHVMCFGCGWPVSVDEQQDPRYVRGVHCPRCVDKLTEDQKRRFAERQRQLDAADGAGTPAPDIAETHGEPRTNGDDGHPSNHRDSMAAESPMIR, from the coding sequence ATGACCGCATCGCAACCGACCGAATCCTCCGCTTCGCCCTGCCCGCCGGCTTCGCCCCGCTCCGCCGATCCGATCGTTGTCGCCGCGATGTACCGGTTCGTTCGCTTGGCAGATTTCGAGTCGCTGCAGACGCCGATCAAGGATCAAATGCTTCGCTGCGGTGTGAAGGGGACCCTGTTGTTGGCGGCCGAAGGAATCAACGGGACCGTCGCCGGTGATCGGCAAGCCATCGATGGGTTGCTGGAATACTTGCGTGCGGACGACCGGCTGGCGGATTTGGATGTGAAGTTTTCCTTTTGTGATTCGCCGCCGTTCAAGCGAACGCGGGTGCGTCTGAAAAAGGAGATCGTCACGATGGGGGTCGACCAGATCGACCCGGCCCGGTCCGTCGGAACCTATGTCGAACCACAGCAATGGAATGATTTGATCAGCGACCCCGACGTCGTGCTGATCGATACCCGCAACGATTATGAAGTCGAAATCGGTACGTTTGACGGCGCGATCAACCCGCAGACGACATCGTTTCGCCAGTTGCCGGAATTCGTCGACAAAAATCTGGACCCGACCGTCCATAAGAAAGTCGCGATGTTTTGTACCGGAGGTATTCGGTGCGAAAAATCAACGGCCTATCTGAAACAGCGTGGTTTTGAAAACGTGTATCACCTGCGGGGCGGCATCCTGAAATACTTGGAATCGGTTCCCCAAGACGAATCACGATGGAACGGTGATTGTTTCGTGTTTGATCAGCGGGTTTCCGTGGGCCATGGTTTGGCCGTGGGCCAGCACGTGATGTGTTTCGGATGCGGCTGGCCGGTTTCGGTCGACGAACAGCAGGACCCGCGATACGTCCGAGGTGTGCACTGTCCCCGTTGCGTCGACAAGTTGACCGAAGACCAAAAACGGCGTTTCGCCGAACGCCAGCGACAACTTGACGCGGCCGATGGGGCGGGCACGCCAGCCCCCGACATCGCAGAAACCCACGGCGAACCACGGACGAACGGTGACGACGGACATCCATCAAATCACCGCGACAGCATGGCCGCCGAATCGCCGATGATCCGTTGA
- a CDS encoding DUF1294 domain-containing protein: MLDWQIGWMIVAGWMLVCSSAEIAAYGWDKWSAIRNRRRIPESTLVTIAALGGWPGGMLASRWFRHKTIKGSYRIKFAVATVVNLAILATLVYLFVC, encoded by the coding sequence GTGTTGGATTGGCAAATCGGCTGGATGATCGTGGCGGGTTGGATGCTTGTTTGTTCGTCGGCCGAGATCGCCGCCTATGGCTGGGACAAGTGGTCAGCGATTCGCAACCGACGACGAATCCCCGAATCCACTTTGGTAACCATCGCCGCGTTGGGGGGATGGCCCGGGGGGATGCTGGCATCGCGATGGTTTCGGCACAAGACCATCAAAGGCAGCTATCGGATCAAGTTTGCGGTCGCCACGGTCGTCAACCTGGCTATACTTGCCACGCTGGTGTACCTGTTCGTTTGTTAA
- a CDS encoding error-prone DNA polymerase — translation MSYVELHCRSNFSFLRAASHPDELVQQAAELGYAGIAITDRHSIAGVVRGFAPANELGIQYIVGAELHPVDAPSMVVWPTDRAAYGRLCRLLSRGRMRCEKGQCKLHWSDIVELNDGLLAGVLPDDPSSVWNDDERSGEIAGNRSGMTPQAMARLGRFMRTHFRDVFGDRGYLMAELHQGVDDDLRLQTLADLALRYDVPLVASGGVAYHTPDRMLMHDCVTAIRLGKTIAEIHADRYANSQRHLKSLARIRHLYRDQSRAVSRTLEIAQRCQFRLSELRYEYPEEIAPPGMTMIEHLKRLTWEGAKQRWPGGVPDNVLASLKHEIQLIEELKYEAYFLTVWDMVRFARSRGILCQGRGSAANSSVCYCLGITAVDPGQGELLFERFISRERNEAPDIDVDFEHQRREEVLQYLYEKYGRDRAGMTATVTTYRGKSAIREVGKALGASADAIDTLAKLAGSYDRNPDLPDRCRQSGIDPDSELGRRWIHLVMTLIGFPRHLSQHVGGMVMTAGNLCELCVIENAAMPGRTVIQWDKDDLDELGILKVDVLSLGMLSAIRRAFELVHQHHGRDWNLANLPPDDPATYDMICRADTVGVFQIESRAQMSMLPRLKPKCYYDLVIEVAIVRPGPIQGNMVHPFLQARENPDAVVYPNDAIRKVLEKTLGVPIFQEQAMKLAVVAAGFTPGEADQLRRAMAAWRRPGIIDKFRIKLLQGMTANGLTGEFAEQVFRQIRGFGEYGFPESHAASFALLVYASAYLKCHYPAAFCAALLNSQPMGFYAPAQLIADARNHGVTVRPPDVNHSQIDATLEDAGQTVRLGLRSVRGLAIDHAERLIQRRPRTGYRSMADLTRQAGVGQAGITRLADADALQSICGDRRAALWQSLAQEQRPDATPLFASADDDEAVPESVTPMGDLQEVYADYETTGLSLKGHPIAFVRRELDAQRCVRSCDLPRLRDGRHVRVAGLVLMRQRPATAKGITFVTIEDETGPINLVMFADVWKREFRVAKGSNAWMVDGKLENRQNVIHVIVGNLTDLSEKVTGLITKSRDFR, via the coding sequence ATGTCGTACGTCGAACTGCACTGTCGCAGCAATTTTTCGTTCCTGCGGGCTGCATCCCATCCCGACGAATTGGTTCAACAGGCTGCGGAACTGGGGTACGCGGGGATCGCGATCACCGATCGTCATTCGATCGCCGGTGTCGTCCGCGGGTTTGCGCCGGCAAACGAATTGGGCATTCAGTACATCGTCGGCGCGGAATTGCATCCGGTCGATGCCCCGTCCATGGTGGTTTGGCCGACCGACCGGGCGGCCTATGGTCGATTGTGCCGTCTGCTGTCACGCGGAAGGATGCGATGCGAAAAAGGCCAGTGCAAGCTTCATTGGTCGGACATCGTCGAATTGAACGATGGTTTGTTGGCCGGCGTGTTGCCCGATGATCCGTCGTCCGTGTGGAACGACGATGAACGCTCCGGTGAAATCGCTGGTAACCGGTCGGGCATGACGCCACAAGCGATGGCACGACTGGGACGATTCATGCGGACCCACTTTCGCGACGTGTTTGGTGACCGTGGCTACTTGATGGCCGAACTGCATCAGGGCGTCGACGATGACTTGCGGTTACAAACGTTGGCCGATCTGGCATTGCGCTATGACGTTCCCTTGGTGGCATCGGGGGGTGTGGCCTATCACACACCCGATCGCATGTTGATGCACGACTGTGTCACGGCCATTCGGTTGGGAAAGACCATCGCCGAAATCCATGCGGATCGATACGCCAACAGCCAGCGACATTTGAAATCGCTGGCACGAATCCGACACCTGTACCGTGACCAATCGCGTGCGGTCAGTCGAACATTGGAAATCGCACAGCGTTGCCAGTTTCGCTTGAGTGAGTTGCGTTACGAGTATCCCGAGGAAATCGCACCGCCCGGGATGACGATGATCGAGCACCTGAAGCGGTTGACTTGGGAAGGCGCCAAACAACGATGGCCCGGCGGCGTGCCCGACAATGTACTGGCGTCGCTGAAGCACGAAATCCAGTTGATCGAAGAACTAAAATACGAAGCCTATTTTTTGACCGTCTGGGACATGGTGCGTTTCGCCCGCAGTCGGGGCATTCTGTGTCAGGGCCGCGGTTCGGCGGCCAACAGTTCGGTGTGCTATTGCCTGGGCATCACGGCGGTTGATCCCGGCCAAGGTGAACTGCTGTTCGAACGATTCATTTCACGTGAACGGAACGAAGCCCCCGACATCGACGTCGATTTCGAACACCAGCGACGCGAGGAGGTGCTGCAGTACTTGTACGAAAAGTACGGTCGCGATCGCGCGGGGATGACCGCCACGGTGACAACGTATCGCGGCAAAAGTGCGATTCGTGAAGTCGGTAAAGCTTTGGGGGCATCGGCCGACGCGATCGACACGTTGGCCAAGTTGGCCGGCAGTTATGACCGGAATCCTGATTTGCCCGATCGGTGTCGCCAGTCGGGGATTGACCCCGATTCGGAACTCGGGCGGCGTTGGATTCATCTGGTGATGACGCTGATCGGATTCCCCCGGCATCTGTCGCAACACGTCGGCGGGATGGTGATGACGGCGGGAAACCTGTGCGAATTGTGTGTGATCGAAAACGCGGCGATGCCGGGCCGGACGGTCATCCAGTGGGACAAAGACGACTTGGATGAACTGGGCATTTTGAAAGTGGATGTGCTTTCACTGGGAATGCTTTCGGCCATTCGGCGGGCATTTGAATTGGTTCACCAGCATCACGGTCGTGATTGGAATCTGGCCAATCTGCCACCGGATGATCCGGCGACGTATGACATGATCTGTCGTGCCGACACCGTCGGGGTCTTTCAGATCGAAAGCCGGGCACAAATGAGCATGCTGCCGCGACTGAAGCCCAAGTGTTATTACGACTTGGTCATCGAAGTGGCGATCGTGCGTCCGGGGCCGATCCAAGGCAATATGGTGCACCCGTTCTTACAGGCTCGTGAAAATCCCGATGCGGTGGTCTATCCCAACGATGCGATCCGGAAAGTATTGGAAAAGACCCTGGGGGTTCCGATCTTTCAAGAACAGGCGATGAAGTTGGCCGTCGTTGCGGCGGGATTCACGCCCGGCGAAGCCGACCAGTTGCGGCGGGCCATGGCGGCGTGGCGTCGTCCAGGAATCATCGACAAGTTTCGAATCAAGTTGCTCCAAGGCATGACCGCCAATGGCTTGACCGGTGAGTTTGCCGAACAAGTGTTTCGCCAAATCCGTGGCTTCGGCGAATACGGATTTCCCGAATCGCACGCGGCCAGTTTTGCACTGTTGGTGTATGCATCGGCGTACTTGAAGTGCCATTACCCCGCCGCTTTTTGTGCGGCCCTGTTGAACAGCCAACCGATGGGATTTTACGCACCCGCGCAACTGATCGCTGATGCGCGAAATCACGGCGTCACCGTGCGACCGCCCGATGTGAATCACAGCCAGATCGACGCGACGTTGGAAGACGCCGGGCAGACGGTGCGATTGGGCCTGCGTTCGGTTCGCGGCTTGGCGATCGATCATGCCGAACGTTTGATCCAGCGGCGTCCAAGAACCGGGTATCGGTCGATGGCCGATCTGACCCGCCAAGCCGGCGTCGGGCAAGCGGGCATCACTCGGTTGGCCGATGCCGATGCGTTGCAGTCCATCTGTGGGGATCGTCGTGCGGCACTTTGGCAATCGCTTGCCCAAGAACAACGACCCGATGCCACGCCGCTGTTCGCATCGGCTGATGACGATGAAGCGGTCCCCGAATCGGTGACACCGATGGGCGACCTGCAGGAAGTCTATGCCGATTACGAGACGACGGGGCTGAGTTTAAAAGGACACCCGATCGCGTTCGTCCGACGTGAACTGGATGCCCAACGTTGTGTTCGAAGTTGTGATCTGCCCCGATTGCGTGATGGGCGTCACGTCCGAGTGGCCGGTTTGGTATTGATGCGCCAGCGACCGGCGACCGCCAAAGGCATCACCTTTGTCACGATCGAAGATGAAACGGGACCGATCAACCTGGTGATGTTTGCCGATGTGTGGAAACGGGAGTTTCGGGTCGCCAAAGGCAGCAATGCATGGATGGTCGACGGAAAACTGGAAAACCGCCAAAACGTGATTCATGTCATCGTCGGCAATCTGACGGATCTGTCCGAAAAGGTCACCGGTTTGATTACAAAGTCACGTGACTTTCGCTGA
- a CDS encoding APC family permease yields MTQKSPMSQGRRCLDLTSAVAIVAASMIGAGVYTTSGFSIATADSAWTVVVLWIIGGFAAVCGAIGYAALSRRFTESGGEYLFLSKTLHPVAGVVAGWVSVLAGFTGPIALAALALDVYLVDAETSALPAGSIAALAIVAAAVLHSISVHPSARVQDVVVALKLMVLLGLVCFAATVGPSNWMGLQATDTPPFSWGETATSLLYISFSYAGFNAAIYIAGEVKNPQRNVPMAMVIGTVVVAVLYIALNAAFVLIPSRESIAGQPDVATIAAGAIGGTTLETLVRWVIVVSLATSISALVMTGPRVYAKMADDGFLPRFFSFQHRVPLVAIWIQAVASIIVVFWTDLQFLLGYLSFTLMFCSALTVAMVWKQRDLDLWGSQWLPKIASAIFVLFSVMTMVVSARVNVGGTIAAFVTLAIGVGVYLLRSKSNTPDAQANMSLERKREE; encoded by the coding sequence GTGACACAAAAATCGCCGATGTCACAGGGGCGTCGATGTTTGGATTTGACGTCGGCCGTGGCGATCGTCGCGGCCAGCATGATCGGCGCAGGGGTTTACACCACCAGCGGGTTTTCGATTGCGACCGCCGATTCGGCATGGACGGTGGTCGTGTTGTGGATCATCGGCGGTTTCGCGGCCGTGTGTGGCGCGATCGGTTATGCCGCGCTGTCGCGTCGATTTACCGAATCCGGCGGTGAGTATCTTTTTCTGTCCAAAACGCTGCACCCGGTCGCGGGCGTCGTCGCCGGATGGGTTTCGGTGCTGGCAGGTTTTACCGGCCCAATCGCCTTGGCCGCATTGGCTTTGGATGTCTATTTGGTCGATGCGGAAACGTCGGCCCTTCCCGCCGGCAGCATCGCGGCATTGGCAATTGTGGCGGCCGCTGTTTTGCATTCGATCAGCGTGCACCCGTCTGCTCGGGTGCAAGATGTTGTGGTGGCATTGAAGCTGATGGTCCTGTTGGGCCTGGTTTGTTTTGCTGCCACCGTGGGACCATCGAACTGGATGGGGTTGCAGGCAACCGACACGCCACCCTTTTCTTGGGGCGAAACCGCGACGTCGCTGTTGTACATCTCGTTCAGCTATGCGGGTTTCAATGCAGCCATCTATATCGCCGGTGAAGTCAAAAATCCCCAGCGGAACGTGCCCATGGCGATGGTCATTGGGACCGTGGTCGTTGCGGTTTTATACATCGCCTTGAACGCGGCTTTCGTGTTGATTCCATCGCGTGAATCCATCGCCGGCCAGCCGGACGTTGCCACCATCGCAGCGGGCGCCATTGGCGGGACGACTTTGGAAACGTTGGTTCGATGGGTGATCGTGGTTTCCTTGGCGACGTCGATTTCCGCGTTGGTGATGACCGGACCGCGGGTGTACGCCAAGATGGCCGACGATGGCTTTTTGCCCAGGTTCTTTAGCTTTCAGCATCGCGTTCCATTGGTCGCGATTTGGATCCAAGCGGTGGCATCGATCATCGTCGTGTTCTGGACTGACCTTCAGTTCCTGTTGGGGTACCTGTCTTTCACGCTGATGTTTTGCTCCGCGTTGACGGTTGCAATGGTTTGGAAGCAGCGTGACTTGGATTTGTGGGGTTCACAATGGTTGCCAAAGATCGCGTCGGCGATCTTTGTTCTGTTCAGCGTGATGACCATGGTGGTATCAGCCCGGGTGAACGTCGGCGGCACCATTGCCGCTTTTGTCACGCTTGCGATTGGCGTGGGCGTGTATCTGTTGCGGTCCAAGTCGAACACGCCGGACGCCCAGGCGAACATGAGTTTGGAACGCAAGCGGGAAGAATGA
- a CDS encoding aldehyde dehydrogenase family protein, whose product MNDQTTRSLGHWIDGDWRDPVDGVWRENLSPIDQRCAGRFAVASIEDADSAVASARQAFEQNRDAKPSDREAWLLAAADGLQNSADEVVDALIVDTGSPISKAQREVATSIGVLRAAAGACRRILGQTLPSDVPGRWSFAVRRPLGVVAGITPFNVPLIKAVKHSALPLATGNAVVMLPSPQAPHMAAMLAEIYQDAGVPRGLFNVVFGDGDVVGDALTIHPDVQMVGFTGSTTVGRRVATRAAADGKRVTLEMGGKNPAVVCGDADLQSAAPMIAMGGFLFQGQLCMSTSWVLAHESVHRKLCERLVNVATRLPDGDLRDPATVIGPMISDRQCERVQRLVDDAVHRGARVLCGGGHSGRTFQPTVLADVDDSMDVMKQEIFGPVICIQAFTELQDAIDRINDRRFALCAAIHTDSLGDARMFAKQCGSAMVHINGPTVQEEAHVPFGGSKDSGFGREGALVGIDELTTWQWVTAN is encoded by the coding sequence ATGAACGACCAGACCACGAGATCATTGGGACATTGGATCGACGGTGATTGGCGTGATCCCGTCGATGGCGTTTGGCGGGAAAACCTCAGTCCCATTGATCAGCGGTGTGCCGGGCGATTCGCGGTGGCATCAATCGAGGATGCCGATTCGGCTGTTGCATCGGCACGGCAAGCTTTTGAACAGAACCGTGATGCCAAGCCTAGCGACCGCGAGGCCTGGTTGTTGGCCGCGGCGGACGGTTTGCAAAACTCAGCCGATGAAGTGGTCGACGCGTTGATCGTGGACACCGGTTCGCCGATCAGTAAAGCACAGCGTGAAGTGGCAACGTCGATCGGTGTGCTGCGCGCGGCCGCCGGCGCTTGTCGCCGGATCTTGGGACAGACACTGCCCAGTGACGTCCCGGGCCGATGGAGCTTTGCGGTACGGCGCCCATTGGGCGTGGTCGCTGGCATTACGCCGTTCAACGTACCGCTGATCAAAGCCGTCAAGCACAGTGCGTTGCCACTGGCCACCGGGAACGCCGTGGTGATGTTGCCGTCACCACAAGCACCCCACATGGCGGCGATGTTGGCCGAGATTTATCAGGATGCGGGGGTTCCGCGTGGGCTGTTCAATGTCGTCTTTGGTGACGGTGATGTGGTCGGCGATGCACTCACCATCCACCCTGACGTTCAGATGGTTGGCTTCACCGGCAGCACGACGGTCGGTCGCCGTGTCGCGACGCGGGCCGCAGCCGATGGCAAACGAGTCACGCTGGAAATGGGGGGAAAGAATCCGGCGGTCGTTTGTGGTGATGCCGATTTGCAGTCGGCGGCACCGATGATTGCGATGGGCGGCTTTCTGTTCCAGGGCCAGCTTTGTATGTCCACCAGTTGGGTACTGGCCCACGAAAGTGTTCATCGCAAGTTGTGCGAACGACTGGTCAACGTTGCGACGCGTTTGCCCGATGGCGACCTGCGTGATCCCGCCACGGTGATCGGACCGATGATCAGTGATCGGCAGTGCGAAAGGGTCCAGCGGTTGGTCGACGACGCCGTCCATCGCGGCGCCAGAGTGCTGTGTGGTGGCGGGCATTCCGGGCGTACGTTCCAGCCAACCGTGCTGGCCGATGTCGATGATTCGATGGACGTCATGAAGCAGGAGATCTTTGGGCCGGTCATTTGTATCCAGGCCTTCACCGAATTGCAGGACGCCATCGATCGCATCAATGATCGTCGGTTTGCCCTTTGTGCCGCCATCCACACCGATTCACTTGGCGATGCCAGAATGTTTGCCAAGCAATGTGGATCCGCGATGGTTCACATCAACGGGCCGACCGTCCAGGAAGAAGCACATGTGCCATTTGGTGGCAGTAAGGATAGTGGCTTTGGACGCGAAGGCGCGTTGGTCGGCATTGATGAATTGACCACGTGGCAGTGGGTCACGGCGAACTAG